From Actinoplanes oblitus, a single genomic window includes:
- a CDS encoding beta propeller repeat protein: protein MLRTIDGGRTWSSVGPADAAALQFRDIEAFDARHAVALTIGSGTDSRIYTTSDGGRSWTRAFQNEDAAAFYDCMTFLDRRHGLALSDPVGGKFRILATRDGGRSWSVLPTTGMPAALDGEFAFAASGTCLVSAGGQAFFATGGGATARVFTSRDLGRSWRVTGTPVPSGPSAGIYSLAYRDPHHGLAVGGDYTVPASAPAGAARTKGRDWLVAAVPPGEYRSGVAWSGPRTAIAVGPTGSDYSPDGGVTWRRFDTGSFDAVACVAHACWASGAQGRVARLTWTH from the coding sequence GTGTTGCGCACCATCGACGGCGGCCGCACCTGGTCCTCGGTCGGCCCGGCGGACGCCGCCGCGCTGCAGTTCCGGGACATCGAGGCGTTCGACGCGCGGCATGCGGTGGCGCTGACCATCGGCTCCGGCACCGACTCGCGGATCTACACCACCTCGGACGGCGGCCGGTCCTGGACCCGCGCCTTTCAGAACGAGGACGCCGCCGCGTTCTACGACTGCATGACGTTCCTCGACCGGCGGCACGGCCTGGCCCTCTCCGACCCGGTCGGCGGCAAGTTCCGGATCCTGGCCACCCGGGACGGCGGCCGGTCCTGGTCGGTGCTGCCGACGACCGGGATGCCGGCCGCCCTGGACGGCGAGTTCGCGTTCGCGGCCAGCGGGACCTGCCTGGTCTCGGCGGGTGGGCAGGCGTTCTTCGCCACCGGCGGCGGGGCGACCGCCCGGGTGTTCACCTCGCGTGACCTCGGGCGTTCCTGGCGGGTCACCGGTACGCCGGTCCCGAGCGGGCCGAGCGCCGGCATCTACTCGCTCGCCTATCGCGACCCGCACCACGGCCTCGCGGTCGGCGGCGACTACACCGTCCCGGCCTCGGCTCCGGCCGGCGCCGCCCGCACCAAGGGCCGCGACTGGCTGGTCGCCGCCGTGCCGCCGGGCGAGTACCGCTCCGGCGTCGCCTGGTCCGGCCCGCGCACCGCGATCGCCGTCGGCCCGACCGGCAGCGACTACTCCCCCGACGGCGGCGTCACCTGGCGCCGCTTCGACACCGGCAGCTTCGACGCGGTCGCCTGCGTGGCCCACGCTTGCTGGGCCTCCGGCGCACAGGGCCGAGTCGCCCGCCTGACCTGGACCCACTGA
- a CDS encoding LuxR C-terminal-related transcriptional regulator, producing MRVVLAEDHALLRDGLTRLLTAHDCQVVAAVDNGPALLPALLEYRPEVAVVDVRLPPTFTDEGLQAAIAARTRIPGMPVLVLSQHVEPLYARELLSDRAGGVGYLLKDRVSHVAQFIDAVRRVASGGTAMDPEVVYQLLARRQSPLSALTTREREVLGQMAEGRSNGAIATKLFIGEKAVSKHINNIFTKLDLPVSDDDNRRVLAVLTYLNA from the coding sequence TTGCGCGTCGTCCTCGCCGAAGACCACGCCCTCCTCCGGGACGGGTTGACCCGCCTGCTGACCGCGCACGACTGCCAGGTGGTGGCCGCCGTCGACAACGGACCGGCGCTGCTGCCCGCCCTGCTCGAGTACCGGCCGGAGGTGGCGGTGGTCGACGTCCGGCTGCCGCCGACCTTCACCGACGAGGGCCTGCAGGCCGCGATCGCCGCCCGCACCCGGATCCCCGGCATGCCGGTGCTGGTGCTCAGCCAGCACGTCGAACCGCTCTACGCCCGCGAGCTGCTCTCCGACCGCGCCGGCGGCGTCGGTTACCTGCTCAAGGACCGCGTCTCGCACGTCGCCCAGTTCATCGACGCGGTCCGCCGCGTCGCCTCCGGCGGCACCGCGATGGACCCCGAGGTGGTCTACCAGCTGCTGGCCCGCCGCCAGTCGCCGCTGTCCGCGCTGACCACCCGCGAGCGCGAGGTGCTCGGCCAGATGGCCGAGGGCCGCTCCAACGGCGCCATCGCCACGAAACTCTTCATCGGCGAGAAAGCCGTCAGCAAACACATCAACAACATCTTCACCAAGCTCGACCTGCCCGTCTCCGACGACGACAACCGCCGGGTCCTGGCCGTCCTCACCTACCTGAACGCCTGA
- a CDS encoding sensor histidine kinase — MDSRDWIRDGLRAVLSGLLAIPLAVVNLPLFVLSVSALVLSVVPGLGLMIFPAVTLLVRARADLARRLAGRAGLPIRRPYRPAPERATVGGWRHYKWIVTDPATWRDFAWLLPGAIVGLGLGVLTLAVPVYGLEGVLLIPLWISLGSDWYGYGAIWPIETVGEGFLSLPQGALILSVGLAVAPYLRRFDASFGRLFLGPTRSAELLLRVSELTVTRADAVDAQAAELRRIERDLHDGAQVRLVSLGMTIGLAEEMVEGDPAGARKLLAEARETSSAALADLRHLVRGIHPPVLAERGLDGAVRALALAVPIPTTVETALPGRLDTPVESAAYFAVAEALANATRHSFARTAGVELWHTGSTLVMRVSDDGLGGADPSAGSGLRGIERRLAAFDGTMSLSSPPGGPTVVTMELPCASSSPKTTPSSGTG, encoded by the coding sequence ATGGACTCGCGTGACTGGATCCGCGACGGCCTGCGGGCAGTGCTCAGCGGGTTGCTCGCCATCCCGCTGGCCGTCGTCAACCTGCCGCTGTTCGTGCTCTCGGTGTCCGCCCTGGTGCTGAGCGTCGTGCCAGGCCTCGGACTGATGATCTTCCCCGCCGTGACCCTGCTGGTCCGGGCCCGGGCCGATCTCGCCCGCCGGCTGGCCGGGCGCGCCGGCCTGCCGATCCGCCGCCCCTACCGCCCGGCGCCCGAGCGGGCGACGGTGGGCGGCTGGCGGCACTACAAGTGGATCGTCACCGACCCGGCCACCTGGCGCGACTTCGCCTGGCTGCTGCCCGGCGCGATCGTCGGCCTCGGTCTCGGCGTGCTCACCCTGGCCGTCCCGGTCTACGGCCTGGAGGGCGTGCTGCTCATCCCACTGTGGATCTCGCTGGGCTCCGACTGGTACGGCTACGGCGCGATCTGGCCGATCGAGACCGTCGGCGAGGGTTTCCTGTCCCTGCCGCAGGGCGCGCTGATCCTCTCGGTGGGCCTCGCCGTCGCGCCCTACCTGCGCCGCTTCGACGCCTCCTTCGGCCGGCTGTTCCTCGGCCCGACCCGCAGCGCCGAGCTGCTCCTGCGGGTCAGCGAGCTGACCGTGACCCGGGCCGACGCTGTCGACGCGCAGGCCGCCGAGCTGCGCCGGATCGAGCGGGACCTGCACGACGGCGCCCAGGTCCGGCTGGTATCGCTGGGCATGACCATCGGGCTGGCCGAGGAGATGGTCGAGGGCGACCCGGCCGGTGCCCGCAAGCTGCTCGCCGAGGCCCGGGAGACCAGCTCCGCCGCCCTGGCCGACCTGCGCCACCTGGTCCGCGGCATCCACCCGCCGGTGCTCGCCGAGCGCGGGCTGGACGGCGCGGTCCGGGCCCTCGCGCTCGCCGTCCCGATTCCGACCACTGTGGAGACCGCGCTGCCCGGCCGCCTGGACACCCCGGTCGAGTCGGCTGCCTACTTCGCGGTCGCCGAGGCGCTGGCCAACGCGACCCGGCACAGCTTCGCCCGGACCGCCGGGGTCGAGCTCTGGCACACCGGATCGACACTGGTGATGCGGGTCAGCGACGACGGCCTCGGCGGCGCCGACCCGTCCGCCGGCAGCGGCCTGCGCGGTATCGAACGCCGTCTCGCCGCGTTCGATGGCACGATGAGCCTGTCCAGCCCGCCGGGCGGACCGACTGTCGTGACCATGGAGTTGCCTTGCGCGTCGTCCTCGCCGAAGACCACGCCCTCCTCCGGGACGGGTTGA
- a CDS encoding fatty acid desaturase family protein, with product MTTTTERPRATGSDFAELNRRINAAGLMRRRPGYYVLRLSLVTAALIGGWTAFVLVGASWWNLLVAAFLAVVFAQVALVAHDLAHRQVFRTNKPSSRAGLLAGNLAIGMSYGYWMDKHTKHHANPNHDDLDPDVGAGVLVWSREQARGGGFVQKHQAWLFFPLLTLLGISLKRDSVRALRAGTVKQRGREWALLGLHFAGYAAALLLVLSPLQALAFLVVHQALFGVYLGMTFAPNHKGMPHPDGTEDFFRKQVLTSRNVRGGRLTDVALGGLNYQIEHHLFPAMPTPNLPKAQPIVRAYCAEVGVPYEMTGLLDSYRQALRHLHEVSADLRS from the coding sequence ATGACGACGACGACGGAACGGCCGCGCGCCACGGGCAGCGACTTCGCCGAGCTCAACCGACGGATCAACGCGGCCGGACTGATGCGCCGGCGGCCCGGCTACTACGTCCTGCGCCTGAGCCTGGTCACCGCCGCGCTGATCGGCGGCTGGACGGCGTTCGTCCTGGTCGGCGCGTCGTGGTGGAACCTGCTGGTGGCGGCCTTCCTGGCCGTGGTGTTCGCGCAGGTAGCGCTGGTCGCCCACGACCTGGCGCACCGCCAGGTGTTCCGCACCAACAAGCCGAGCTCGCGGGCCGGCCTGCTGGCCGGCAACCTGGCGATCGGGATGTCCTACGGCTACTGGATGGACAAGCACACCAAGCACCACGCCAACCCGAACCACGACGATCTCGACCCGGACGTCGGCGCGGGGGTGCTGGTCTGGTCCCGGGAGCAGGCGCGCGGCGGCGGGTTCGTGCAGAAGCACCAGGCCTGGCTCTTCTTCCCGCTGCTCACCCTGCTCGGGATCTCGCTGAAACGGGACAGTGTGCGGGCCCTGCGCGCCGGGACGGTCAAGCAGCGCGGCCGGGAGTGGGCGCTGCTCGGCCTGCACTTCGCCGGGTACGCCGCGGCGCTGCTGCTGGTGCTGAGCCCGCTGCAGGCGCTCGCCTTCCTGGTGGTGCACCAGGCGCTGTTCGGGGTCTACCTGGGCATGACCTTCGCGCCGAACCACAAGGGGATGCCGCACCCGGACGGCACCGAGGACTTCTTCCGCAAGCAGGTGCTGACCTCGCGGAACGTGCGGGGCGGCCGGCTCACCGACGTCGCGCTGGGCGGGCTGAACTACCAGATCGAGCATCACCTGTTCCCGGCGATGCCGACGCCCAACCTGCCCAAGGCGCAGCCGATCGTGCGGGCGTACTGCGCGGAGGTCGGGGTGCCCTACGAGATGACCGGGCTGCTGGATTCCTATCGGCAGGCGCTGCGTCACCTGCACGAGGTGAGCGCGGACCTGCGGTCGTGA
- a CDS encoding type I polyketide synthase, translating to MVEFWANSLAAAHQFRPVPPGRWNHETFYSTNFRDTHSTYTDRVAFLDEVEKFAALHHRIPPRRAKAMDPQHRLLVDLAREAVQDAGWERRPFDRSTTGVFVGLSTADYKDMTGARLTASMLADGSLSPNANDPELLAAIAEAAKAAIDPPQSFSMAGSLLNMAPATVSELLDLGGPSFAVDAACSSALVAMHEAVNHLRTGSCSAALVGGVFVNLTPSALVGFSRVGALSPAGVCRPFDARADGFVLGEGGSLAVLRPLDDALEAGDRIYAVLNGIGTANDGKGAGPMTPRAEGQEAAMRAAYRDARIEPGAIDFLEAHGTGTTVGDKVEVEAIRRLRVKSADRPCYLSSGKAIIGHTLPAAGAAGVLRTALALHHRTVPPQPAVAAHPELPLAEAGLAIATEPAAWTPPPDDRRRAAVSSFGFGGTNVHAVLSEAPEPESDGEDADGARPWVVLLTADGGELLASYAKRLSGLVAADPALTPAAVARTMASRRLLGARLAVMCRTRTELADRLATAARELAAGATGRLAPGVYAGTAPLTPEQRSLAFLYPGQGSLRPGVLRDLVARFPALAEHVRPLADRVDERTGAPVTDLLCDTPGPGAEEQVSATRICQPGLGVAGIGMTQLLAELGVTPQVTLGHSVGELAAAVAAGALTPDDGIDFLIERGAAVTSGEEPAPGTMAAVRIDAAGFEQLRVGIAGVWAGCYNHPTQIVASGHRDAVGRLVDRCRARDVPVAPLRVSHAFHSPLMSEVDTRVAAHVAELPVRKPIRTLISSVDPAAPADPETLRALWSRQGSAPVLFRDAVDAAVTAGAKILVQVSAGDALLGMAAQTPSARGLDSIALMPAEPDDGYALLEGLGRLAVAGVPVDLTPLFEGLGVPLATLPPSPLATQHYSIRRTEKKAEAARFVRKHEIPSPAVREAQPAAVTRNGAPIPVNDVISLLREQLAVLRDIGAEPAGPLDGPAVAERPAVAERPAVAERPAALEKAPEKPVALEKLPERPAPVPAPRRTEDPKIFNEVAAMVGKISAYPADMVRPDQSFGADLGFDSIMTAELIAAAKRRWPDLELAPEQVFGIATVGEMAQLLAEALGVAVAPAPVTAPAAAPVPEQALVPRVDAKRAEVADVTKLPEVVQFEARGNILEKVKVANPYYIVHDSVINARTSVQGRQLISFSSYNYLGLSGHPMVNYAVKEAVERYGSSVSAARILSGNRALHDELDRGLAALVGAEDAISLLGGHSTNVGIIGHMVGPEDLIVHDALAHDSILQGCRLSGANRQPFPHQDLAALDALLTRIRDRYRRVLIIVEGVYSMDGDICDLPALIALKKKHGALLMVDEAHSIGVLGARGGGVGEHFGVDRGDVDIWMGTLSKSLASCGGYIAGRHELIEYLRYTMPGFIFSAGMSPPNAAAALAALHILREEPQRLKVLHDRAATFLRLAKQAGLNTGPSAGTPVIPCITGDSVQALKLADTLLKNGVSANPIMYPAVKEKLARLRFFVTAEHSTEDIETTVDLVARHLDPARVPQPA from the coding sequence GTGGTCGAGTTCTGGGCGAACTCACTGGCCGCCGCTCATCAATTCCGGCCCGTACCGCCGGGGCGTTGGAATCACGAGACATTCTATTCCACGAATTTCCGTGACACCCATTCCACGTACACCGACCGGGTGGCCTTTCTTGACGAGGTCGAGAAGTTCGCCGCCCTGCACCACCGCATCCCGCCACGGCGTGCCAAAGCCATGGATCCGCAGCACCGGCTGCTCGTCGACCTGGCCCGCGAGGCCGTCCAGGACGCGGGCTGGGAGCGGCGGCCGTTCGACCGGTCGACCACCGGTGTCTTCGTCGGGCTGAGCACCGCCGACTACAAGGACATGACCGGGGCGCGGCTCACCGCGAGCATGCTGGCGGACGGCTCGCTCTCGCCGAACGCCAACGACCCCGAACTGCTGGCCGCCATCGCGGAGGCGGCCAAGGCGGCGATCGACCCGCCGCAGTCGTTCTCGATGGCCGGCTCGCTGCTCAACATGGCCCCGGCCACCGTCAGCGAGTTGCTCGACCTGGGCGGCCCGTCCTTCGCGGTGGACGCCGCCTGCTCGTCGGCGCTGGTCGCCATGCACGAGGCGGTCAACCATCTGCGTACCGGCTCGTGCAGCGCGGCCCTGGTCGGCGGGGTGTTCGTCAACCTCACCCCCAGCGCGCTGGTCGGCTTCTCCCGGGTGGGCGCGCTGTCGCCGGCCGGGGTGTGCCGGCCGTTCGACGCCCGGGCCGACGGCTTCGTCCTCGGCGAGGGCGGCTCGCTCGCCGTGCTGCGGCCGCTGGACGACGCGCTGGAGGCGGGCGACCGCATCTACGCGGTGCTCAACGGCATCGGCACCGCCAACGACGGCAAGGGCGCCGGGCCGATGACGCCGCGGGCGGAGGGCCAGGAGGCGGCCATGCGGGCCGCGTACCGGGACGCGCGGATCGAACCTGGGGCGATCGACTTCCTGGAGGCGCACGGCACCGGCACCACTGTCGGCGACAAGGTGGAGGTCGAGGCGATCCGCCGGCTGCGGGTCAAGTCGGCGGACCGGCCCTGCTACCTCTCGTCCGGCAAGGCGATCATCGGGCACACCCTGCCGGCGGCCGGCGCGGCCGGCGTGCTGCGCACCGCGCTGGCCCTGCACCACCGGACCGTGCCGCCGCAGCCGGCCGTGGCCGCCCACCCGGAGCTGCCGCTGGCCGAGGCGGGACTGGCGATCGCCACCGAGCCGGCGGCCTGGACACCACCGCCCGACGACCGGCGGCGGGCCGCGGTCAGCTCGTTCGGATTCGGCGGGACCAACGTGCACGCGGTGCTCAGCGAGGCCCCCGAGCCGGAGAGCGACGGCGAGGACGCGGACGGGGCGCGGCCCTGGGTGGTGCTGCTGACGGCGGACGGCGGGGAGCTGCTCGCGTCGTACGCGAAGCGGTTGTCGGGTCTGGTGGCGGCCGACCCGGCACTGACCCCCGCGGCGGTCGCCCGCACGATGGCCAGCCGCCGGCTGCTCGGCGCCCGCCTCGCGGTGATGTGCCGGACCCGGACCGAGCTGGCCGACCGGCTCGCCACCGCGGCCCGGGAGCTGGCCGCCGGCGCCACCGGCCGCCTCGCCCCCGGCGTGTACGCGGGCACCGCCCCGCTCACCCCGGAGCAGCGTTCGCTGGCCTTCCTCTACCCCGGGCAGGGTTCGCTGCGCCCCGGCGTGCTGCGTGACCTGGTGGCCCGCTTCCCGGCGCTGGCCGAGCACGTCCGGCCGCTCGCCGACCGGGTCGACGAGCGCACCGGGGCGCCGGTCACCGACCTGCTCTGCGACACGCCCGGTCCGGGCGCCGAGGAGCAGGTCAGCGCGACCCGGATCTGTCAGCCCGGCCTCGGCGTGGCCGGGATCGGGATGACCCAGCTGCTCGCCGAGCTCGGGGTGACCCCGCAGGTGACCCTCGGGCACAGCGTCGGCGAGCTGGCCGCGGCGGTCGCGGCCGGGGCGCTGACCCCGGACGACGGCATCGACTTCCTGATCGAGCGGGGCGCCGCCGTCACCTCGGGCGAGGAGCCGGCACCCGGCACGATGGCCGCGGTGCGGATCGACGCGGCCGGGTTCGAGCAGCTGCGGGTCGGCATCGCGGGGGTCTGGGCGGGCTGTTACAACCACCCGACGCAGATCGTGGCCAGCGGGCACCGGGACGCGGTGGGCCGGCTGGTCGACAGGTGCCGGGCCCGGGACGTGCCGGTGGCGCCGCTGCGCGTCTCGCACGCCTTCCACTCCCCGCTGATGTCCGAGGTCGACACCCGGGTCGCCGCGCACGTGGCCGAGCTGCCGGTACGCAAGCCGATCCGGACGCTGATCTCCAGCGTGGACCCGGCGGCGCCGGCCGATCCGGAGACGTTGCGCGCGCTCTGGAGCCGGCAGGGCTCGGCCCCGGTGCTGTTCCGCGACGCGGTGGACGCGGCGGTGACCGCCGGCGCCAAGATCCTGGTGCAGGTCTCGGCCGGGGACGCCCTGCTGGGCATGGCCGCGCAGACCCCGTCGGCGCGCGGGCTGGACTCGATCGCGCTGATGCCGGCCGAGCCGGACGACGGGTACGCCCTGCTCGAAGGGCTGGGCCGGTTGGCCGTGGCCGGGGTGCCGGTGGATCTCACGCCACTGTTCGAGGGACTCGGGGTGCCGCTGGCCACGCTGCCGCCGTCACCGCTGGCCACGCAGCACTACTCGATCCGGCGTACCGAAAAGAAAGCGGAAGCGGCCCGATTTGTCCGCAAACACGAAATTCCTTCCCCGGCCGTGCGCGAGGCGCAGCCGGCAGCCGTAACCAGGAACGGAGCGCCGATTCCGGTGAATGACGTCATCTCTCTGCTGCGGGAACAGCTCGCGGTCCTGCGCGACATCGGCGCCGAGCCGGCGGGCCCGCTGGACGGGCCCGCGGTCGCCGAGCGGCCCGCCGTCGCCGAGCGGCCCGCGGTCGCGGAGCGGCCGGCGGCCCTGGAAAAGGCTCCCGAGAAGCCGGTGGCCCTGGAGAAGCTCCCGGAGCGGCCGGCACCGGTGCCCGCTCCCCGCCGGACCGAGGACCCGAAGATCTTCAACGAGGTCGCCGCGATGGTCGGCAAGATCAGCGCCTACCCGGCCGACATGGTCCGGCCGGACCAGTCGTTCGGCGCCGACCTGGGCTTCGACTCGATCATGACGGCCGAGCTGATCGCCGCGGCCAAGCGCCGCTGGCCGGACCTCGAGCTGGCACCGGAGCAGGTGTTCGGCATCGCCACGGTGGGCGAGATGGCGCAGCTGCTGGCCGAGGCCCTGGGCGTCGCGGTCGCACCGGCGCCGGTCACCGCCCCGGCCGCCGCGCCGGTGCCGGAGCAGGCGCTCGTCCCGCGGGTGGACGCCAAGCGGGCCGAGGTCGCCGACGTGACGAAGCTCCCCGAGGTCGTCCAGTTCGAGGCGCGCGGCAACATCCTGGAGAAGGTCAAGGTCGCGAACCCGTACTACATCGTGCACGACTCGGTGATCAACGCCCGGACCTCGGTGCAGGGCCGGCAGCTGATCTCCTTCTCCAGCTACAACTACCTGGGCCTGTCCGGCCACCCGATGGTCAACTACGCGGTGAAGGAGGCGGTCGAGCGGTACGGCTCCTCGGTCTCCGCCGCCCGCATCCTCTCCGGCAACCGCGCCCTGCACGACGAGCTGGACCGCGGCCTGGCCGCCCTGGTCGGCGCCGAGGACGCGATCTCGCTGCTCGGCGGCCACTCCACCAACGTCGGGATCATCGGGCACATGGTCGGCCCGGAGGACCTGATCGTGCACGACGCGCTCGCGCACGACAGCATCCTGCAGGGCTGCCGGCTCTCCGGGGCCAACCGGCAGCCGTTCCCGCACCAGGACCTGGCCGCCCTGGACGCGCTGCTCACCCGGATCCGCGACCGGTACCGCCGGGTGCTGATCATCGTGGAGGGCGTCTACAGCATGGACGGCGACATCTGCGACCTGCCGGCCCTGATCGCGCTGAAGAAGAAGCACGGCGCGCTGCTGATGGTCGACGAGGCGCACAGCATCGGCGTGCTCGGCGCCCGCGGCGGCGGGGTCGGCGAGCACTTCGGGGTGGACCGCGGCGACGTGGACATCTGGATGGGCACCCTGTCCAAGTCGCTGGCCAGCTGCGGCGGCTACATCGCCGGCCGGCACGAGCTGATCGAGTACCTGCGGTACACCATGCCCGGCTTCATCTTCAGCGCCGGGATGAGCCCGCCGAACGCCGCCGCCGCGCTCGCCGCCCTGCACATCCTGCGCGAGGAGCCGCAGCGGCTGAAGGTGCTGCACGACCGGGCCGCGACCTTCCTGCGGCTGGCCAAGCAGGCCGGCCTGAACACCGGCCCGAGCGCCGGCACCCCGGTCATCCCGTGCATCACCGGTGACTCGGTGCAGGCGCTGAAGCTGGCCGACACCCTGCTCAAGAACGGGGTCAGCGCCAACCCGATCATGTACCCGGCGGTGAAGGAGAAGCTGGCCCGGCTGCGGTTCTTCGTCACCGCCGAGCACAGCACCGAGGACATCGAGACGACAGTGGACCTGGTGGCCCGGCACCTCGACCCGGCCCGCGTGCCGCAGCCGGCCTGA
- a CDS encoding MMPL family transporter, with translation MTSLTTKPPRAGEDQPVAPGPVVRLTTRRPKLVLFLALLLAGLAVAFSGDVVTALKTGGFDDPDSDSVRGRQVLSERFRTADPNLVVLIGKPGGSVDDPDVRATAQTVTQRLSAADGVTVAGSYWADHLPQLASRAGDKGMILVHVDGDEDGSADRARTLHDELAADGPVAVSFGGFTQINNDINEQVTKDLATAESIAIPITLVLLLLVFGTVGAAGAPLLIGIFSIVGTLGALRLLAAITDVSVFSVNMATALGLGLAVDYSLLFVSRYREERTRSADLAAALGATMRTAGRTILFSAATVAVALCSLLVFPQYFLRSFAFAGIAVVLTTVGAALFVLPALLTVLGHRIDRWALWRPRPERPAFWGRFAAFVLRRPVLTAAPVILVLVVLALPFGHVRFGVADDRVLPREAESRVVADVVRTEFADTGSGATVVVAEHWGTGTDARIRVADYAARLSEVPGVTRVDSMVGTYQHGVIVVAPGHPDPRFVAGDATWFSVVSEVEPYSGAGADLARGIRAVPVPSEVPVLVTGPAAQLVDITGSIGSRLPIAAILIAVSTFVLLFLLTGSVLLPLKALLLNTLTMGAVFGVAVWVFQDGHLSDLLGQTGAPLAVAIPVLLFCVAFGLSMDYEVFVLSRVIERHEQGADLHTAVVEGMSRSVRVISAAAGILSVSFLAMLSSGVSLIQFFGLCASLAIILDALLVRPVLVPAFMRAAGRWNWWAPGPLRAVHTRLGLRENG, from the coding sequence ATGACCTCTCTGACTACCAAGCCGCCCCGGGCCGGGGAAGACCAGCCGGTCGCCCCCGGCCCGGTGGTCCGGCTCACCACCCGCCGCCCCAAGCTCGTCCTGTTCCTCGCGTTGCTGCTGGCCGGGCTGGCGGTGGCGTTCAGCGGTGACGTGGTGACGGCGTTGAAGACCGGCGGCTTCGACGACCCGGACTCCGATTCGGTACGCGGCCGGCAGGTCCTCTCCGAGCGCTTCCGCACCGCGGACCCGAACCTCGTGGTGCTGATCGGCAAGCCGGGCGGCAGCGTCGACGACCCGGACGTGCGGGCCACCGCGCAGACCGTCACCCAGCGGCTCAGCGCCGCCGACGGCGTGACGGTCGCCGGGTCGTACTGGGCCGACCACCTGCCGCAGCTGGCCAGCCGGGCCGGTGACAAGGGCATGATCCTGGTCCACGTGGACGGGGACGAGGACGGCAGCGCGGACCGCGCCCGCACCCTGCACGACGAACTCGCCGCCGACGGGCCGGTAGCCGTCTCGTTCGGCGGGTTCACGCAGATCAACAACGACATCAACGAGCAGGTGACGAAGGATCTGGCGACCGCCGAGTCGATCGCCATCCCGATCACCCTGGTGCTGTTGCTGCTGGTCTTCGGCACGGTCGGGGCGGCCGGGGCGCCACTGCTGATCGGCATCTTCTCGATCGTCGGCACGCTCGGGGCGCTGCGGCTGCTGGCCGCGATCACCGACGTGTCGGTCTTCTCGGTGAACATGGCGACAGCGCTGGGCCTCGGCCTGGCGGTGGACTACAGCCTGCTCTTCGTCTCCCGGTACCGGGAGGAACGGACCAGGTCCGCGGACCTGGCGGCAGCGCTGGGCGCCACCATGCGGACGGCCGGCCGCACCATCCTGTTCAGCGCCGCGACCGTGGCGGTGGCGCTGTGCAGCCTGCTCGTCTTCCCGCAGTACTTCCTGCGGTCGTTCGCCTTCGCCGGCATCGCCGTGGTGCTCACCACCGTCGGCGCCGCGCTGTTCGTGCTGCCCGCCCTGCTCACCGTGCTCGGGCACCGGATCGACAGGTGGGCGCTGTGGCGGCCCCGTCCCGAGCGTCCCGCGTTCTGGGGCCGGTTCGCCGCGTTCGTGCTGCGCCGCCCGGTGCTCACCGCGGCCCCGGTGATCCTGGTCCTGGTCGTCCTGGCGCTGCCCTTCGGCCACGTGCGGTTCGGCGTGGCCGACGACCGGGTGCTGCCCCGGGAGGCGGAGAGCCGGGTCGTGGCGGACGTCGTCCGGACCGAGTTCGCCGACACCGGCAGCGGCGCCACAGTGGTGGTCGCCGAGCACTGGGGTACCGGGACGGACGCCCGGATCCGGGTCGCCGACTACGCCGCCCGGCTCTCCGAGGTGCCGGGCGTGACCCGGGTGGACAGCATGGTCGGCACCTACCAGCACGGGGTGATCGTGGTCGCCCCCGGGCACCCGGACCCACGCTTCGTGGCCGGCGACGCCACCTGGTTCTCGGTGGTCAGCGAGGTGGAGCCGTACTCCGGTGCGGGCGCCGACCTGGCCCGCGGGATCCGCGCGGTGCCGGTGCCGAGCGAGGTGCCGGTGCTGGTCACCGGCCCGGCCGCGCAGCTGGTGGACATCACCGGCTCGATCGGGTCCCGCCTGCCGATCGCCGCGATCCTGATCGCGGTCAGCACGTTCGTGCTGCTCTTCCTGCTCACCGGCAGCGTGCTGCTGCCGCTGAAGGCGCTGCTGCTGAACACGCTGACGATGGGCGCGGTGTTCGGCGTGGCGGTCTGGGTGTTCCAGGACGGGCACCTGTCGGACCTGCTCGGGCAGACCGGGGCGCCGCTCGCGGTGGCCATCCCGGTGCTGCTGTTCTGCGTGGCGTTCGGCCTCTCCATGGACTACGAGGTGTTCGTGCTGTCCCGGGTGATCGAGCGGCACGAGCAGGGCGCCGACCTGCACACCGCGGTGGTCGAGGGGATGTCCCGCAGTGTCCGGGTGATCAGCGCGGCGGCCGGCATCCTGTCGGTGTCGTTCCTGGCCATGCTCTCGTCCGGGGTGTCGCTGATCCAGTTCTTCGGCCTCTGCGCCAGCCTGGCGATCATCCTAGACGCGCTGCTGGTCCGGCCGGTCCTGGTGCCGGCGTTCATGCGGGCGGCCGGGCGGTGGAACTGGTGGGCGCCGGGCCCGCTGCGGGCCGTGCACACCCGGCTCGGGCTGCGCGAGAACGGCTGA